The Oncorhynchus kisutch isolate 150728-3 linkage group LG20, Okis_V2, whole genome shotgun sequence genome has a segment encoding these proteins:
- the gpatch11 gene encoding G patch domain-containing protein 11, with amino-acid sequence MAEDEDDYMSDAFLSQIPDVKPGIPMVKRVKEALRKEVLHKEKNVKNRQKTIKELEQESREMAQHSTISNQNKGFALLQKMGYKAGQGLGKQGAGRVEPIPLNIKTDRGGIGMEGVKKRKAEEELEHYRQKARAKQQNEKQSLEDFRVRMRTEREEQRIEGDLRRSQKACEQLDSQKGVPVPREDWYWPKLVVEEEEDKVVEEDEEEEDKVVEDEEEEEDKVVEEDELTSLDKLQILTSYLRGVHFYCMWCGTAYNDEEDLCSNCPGDAAVDHDD; translated from the exons ATGGCTGAAGACGAAGATGATTATATGTCTGATGCCTTTCTCAGTCAAAT ACCAGATGTGAAGCCCGGTATCCCGATGGTGAAGCGTGTGAAGGAGGCCCTGAGGAAAGAGGTGCTTCACAAGGAGAAGAACGTTAAGAATCGCCAGAAGACTATTAAAGAGTTGGAGCAGGAGAGTAGAGAGATGGCACAGCATAGCACCATTAGCAACCAGAACAAGGGCTTTGCTCTGCTGCAGAAGATGGGCTACAAAGCTGGACAAGGCCTGGGGAAGCAGG GGGCGGGAAGAGTCGAACCTATTCCATTAAATATCAAAACAG ACAGAGGGGGCATCGGGATGGAGGGAGTGAAGAAGAGGAAAGCGGAGGAGGAACTTGAACATTACCGTCAGAAAGCCCGGGCCAAACAACAGAATGAGAAACAGTCCCTGGAGGACTTCAG AGTGAggatgaggacagagagggaagagcaAAGGATTGAGGGGGACCTCAGGAGGAGTCAGAAAGCCTGTGAGCAGCTGGACAGTCAgaag GGTGTCCCGGTGCCCAGGGAAGACTGGTACTGGCCTAAACTGGTtgttgaggaagaggaagacaaggtggtggaggaggatgaggaagaggaagacaaggtggtggaggatgaggaggaagaggaagacaaggtggtggaggaggatgagTTAACT TCACTGGACAAGCTACAAATTCTGACATCATATTTAAGAGGGGTCCATTTTTACTGCATGTGGTGTGGCACCGCTTACAATG ATGAGGAGGATCTGTGCTCTAATTGCCCTGGAGACGCAGCTGTAGACCACGATGACTGA